From a region of the Mercurialis annua linkage group LG1-X, ddMerAnnu1.2, whole genome shotgun sequence genome:
- the LOC126658008 gene encoding uncharacterized protein LOC126658008, with translation MENHHHPSTLLSMDSSASSHEELDLEMNRQIVLSRPPDINLPLSVERSPPPPLWNSETYDILDVGLGQQVYETEIFLNVTKVGRKCAKRVDSIWGAWFFFCFYFKPALNEKSNAKIIHDSNGISGFDKSDLKLDVFMVQHDMENLYMWVFKERPENALGKMQLRSYMNGHSRQGDRPFPFSVNRGFGRSHRMQRKHYRGLSNPQCVHGIEVVHSPNLTGLDEDERKRWTELTGRDLNFTIPPEASDFSSWRNLPNTDFELERPLPQINIAPNSHPKKLLNGSGLNLSTQPSNHSNGDGMDLSPVSSKRRKDFFRHGSEDDCYLAVNPPSDQVPDMELPPNEPQWLHNFGGVMKNVHGPVIAAKSIYEDEDGYLIMISLPFVDLQRVKVAWRNTLTHGIIKVSGVSTSCVPFIKRYDRTFKLTDPTSEHCPPGEFVREIPLSTRISEDANIEAYYDGPGSILEILVPKLREGPEEHEVHVCLRPHLGGNDLMLT, from the coding sequence ATGGAGAATCATCATCATCCGTCGACACTCTTGTCCATGGATTCTAGTGCTTCCTCTCACGAAGAATTGGATTTGGAAATGAATCGTCAAATCGTTCTTTCCCGTCCGCCGGATATCAATTTACCCCTGTCAGTAGAGCGTAGCCCTCCTCCGCCGTTATGGAATTCAGAAACATATGATATTTTAGATGTTGGACTTGGTCAACAGGTTTATGAGACTGAGATTTTTCTAAATGTAACCAAAGTTGGGAGGAAATGCGCCAAGCGGGTTGATAGTATATGGGGTGCTtggtttttcttttgtttctacTTCAAACCTGCTTTGAATGAGAAATCAAATGCTAAGATTATCCACGATAGCAATGGAATCTCCGGTTTTGACAAATCTGATCTCAAGCTTGATGTTTTTATGGTTCAACATGACATGGAGAATTTGTACATGTGGGTTTTCAAGGAGAGGCCTGAGAATGCGTTGGGTAAAATGCAGCTTAGGAGTTACATGAATGGACATTCCCGTCAAGGGGATCGCCCATTTCCATTTAGTGTTAATAGGGGTTTTGGTCGGTCGCACCGGATGCAGCGAAAGCATTATCGAGGACTATCAAATCCTCAGTGTGTTCATGGAATTGAAGTTGTCCACTCACCCAATCTCACAGGTCTTGATGAGGACGAGAGGAAAAGATGGACGGAACTGACTGGCAGGGACTTGAACTTCACAATTCCACCTGAAGCCAGTGATTTCAGTTCATGGAGAAACCTTCCTAACACAGATTTTGAGCTTGAGAGACCACTTCCCCAGATAAACATTGCCCCTAATTCTCACCCAAAGAAGCTTCTAAATGGTTCCGGGCTCAATTTGTCAACCCAGCCATCCAATCATAGCAATGGTGATGGAATGGACCTATCCCCAGTCAGCAGCAAAAGGAGGAAAGATTTTTTCCGACATGGCAGTGAGGACGATTGTTATCTGGCTGTTAATCCCCCCTCTGATCAAGTTCCAGATATGGAACTTCCTCCAAATGAACCACAATGGCTGCATAATTTCGGCGGGGTCATGAAGAATGTTCACGGGCCTGTGATAGCTGCAAAATCAATATATGAGGATGAAGAtggttatttaattatgatCAGCTTGCCCTTTGTGGATCTGCAGAGGGTGAAGGTTGCTTGGAGAAATACTCTCACACATGGTATCATCAAGGTATCTGGTGTGAGCACTTCTTGCGTGCCATTCATCAAGAGATATGATAGGACGTTCAAGCTTACAGATCCAACCTCTGAGCATTGTCCACCAGGGGAGTTTGTCAGGGAAATCCCACTTTCAACTCGAATTTCTGAAGATGCTAACATTGAAGCATATTACGATGGACCAGGGTCCATACTCGAGATTCTGGTGCCTAAACTTCGCGAGGGACCAGAAGAACACGAGGTTCATGTTTGCCTTCGTCCTCACCTCGGAGGGAACGATCTCATGCTAACCTGA